The nucleotide window GAACGTGTTATCTACTAGGAGGATGTTTCTATGTTTAAGTATTTCGTAATGCTCGTTCTTGCGAGCGCAATGGCAATGCCAGTTTTGGCAGAAGTCGACACCGTTATGGGACCCCACCAGGGCGCCCTCAACTTTAACGTATCCGGTAGCTATACCGATGTCAACAACTATGGCAAGACCACCAGCTTCAATGGCGGCCTGAACTACTTCTTCACGGACGCGATTGCGGGCGAACTCGGCCTTATGTTCAACCGGTTTGAGGATGACTTCGGTACCGACGAAAGCACCACCTATATGCTCGGCGCGAAGTATTACTTCATGCCCAAGCCTGAGAACAAGTTCTTCCCGTTCCTTGGCGCTCGCTTCGGCGGCGTCACTGGCAGCGACATGACCGATGAGACCGTTTGGATGGGAGTTTTAGGCGTAGACTTCTTCGTCGCGCCGAACATCTCGATCACACCTGAATTCGACTATGGCCAGTATTCGAACGGTGATTCGGATAACTTCTTCCGCTTCGCCTTTGGTCTTACTTATTGGTTTAAGTAAGGTAAACCGATACGGACATACGTTGTAAAATGTATGACAATCAAGACCGGTATACTCTTCGGAGTATGCCGGTCTTGATTTTTCACCGTCAAGTCAAATAACAAAACTCTGGATTTCGAGCGACAAATATGATATGCTGAAGGTAGTTAGGAAAAATGGAAGGTTATTAAAATGAGAATATGGCAGATTGGTTTAATCACCCTTGTTTTGGGGCAATCGGCGATGGGGCAATTCAGATTGCCTAATATTCCTATCCCTGATGCTGTTATCCCTGGAATTAATCCGTTTACGAAAGAAGATCCTATTGTTTCCACCAAATTTGGTGATGCGATAACGGAAATTCCTTACTTGGATCGCTACGACCCGAAGGTAATGATACCGATGGGGGTTGTTAAGCGTACTAATGAAGGAGTTTTTACACTATTCCCAGGCGCATTTTCGTTTGATGCCCAAAGCTACTGTCTTCACGCCGGAACTCATGGGCCAGGTAAGGGAGAGGGTTATCTTTATGCTCCTCTGAAAGGCTCAAAAAGCGGGGTAATCAGGAATATTCTCAAGCATTCAGTTGCACATCCGCGAATCGAGCAGCACAATATTCAAGTTCTCATCTGGGCCATACTCGCCCAAACCAAACTTAGTGAAGCTTCACCGGAGATTAGATCAACAGCAAATCAACTTCTCACCGCTGATGAGCTTAAGGATTTGAATAAAAATGCTCTGGGTGTGATGGCTGATGATAAGATGAGTTTGTTACTCGACAGGGTTACACCGGGGCTTCGACCGATATTTGAAGCTGAAAACCGTTTGCGTGGAATGATGAGCGATGCAACTGCGCCCTATGAACGTTTGGCAAATGTGGCAGTCCTTCCCGGCGATCCGCCCAACAATGAGGGTGGACATAATGTTCCCAGCGGTCGCTGGTCGTATCATCCGGATGGCTATTTCATCCACTTTTTCCCAAATAGCTATCCCGAAACCCATTATGATGTTATCATCCCCGGCCGCTTCAACATCGAGCGCGACAATAAAGATCGCATTGCTCTTATCTCAGATTTGGAAGGCAATCGCATAGAGCTAACTTACGATGACAGAATTGAACCTGGAAGCGATGGGGGGCAAGTACGCGCTTTTGCATTTAAGTCCATTCGCTTTGTGCCTAGTAAAGCTGAGGGCGGTTTGGACCGAACTTGGGAAGGGATGGGTTGGACCTTGGTTGGTGTACCACAGGATCATGGCCGTTTAAACGGTCAATCCGCCCGATTCGATAACGTTATTGCTCGATACGGCTCAATCAAAGCCCTTAAAGATGAGTTTAATGACGAGCTTACTAAAGCTGCCAAAGCTAGCGGAAATAAAGATCCCAAAATCAAGCAGGGCTTAGTGGATTTAATGGATCTCAGCCATGTATTTACCGGATTGGCTGCCGTAATAGGGTCTGCACAAAATGAAGCGGCTTGGGTTCCGGTCCATCTCGAACGAGTGCTCAACGCTTGGCAATACACCTTCATGATGATAGCGCGAGGGGATACCATTCCAAATAAGTTAAAAACCCCTCCTGTTGGTGTCTTTGAATTCGATCCTTCCGTTAACGTAGCTGTTCCTGCCAACACCGGCAGGCAGAGGCTCGCTCAATCTGCCAGACCAATTGGCTCATGTTCTAGCCAGGACAATTCCAACCTTCGTTCTATCATAAGAAAGTCACTCCAAACTCATGGAACTGAGATTAGCCTTGAAAATATGGAATTCAAGGGCAGCAACACTCGCTTAATGCGCTTCTATATTCCTTTGAATAAAGACAATCGTCCTTTACCTACACTTATATGCCTTGAACAAGCTATCGCAGAAGGCCGAATTGCCGAAGGCACTCAGCATAACCCTGATAAGCTTCTTATCGGTTCAATTCAACAGTTCGACAATAAAACTCGTGTCACCGTCAGAATAACCAACCTGGAAACCGGCGAAATCACTGCAGTCGGCAAAGACGATGCCGAAGGCGCTAACGATTCCGCCATCAGAGAAGCTATTAACAAGGCATTAGACAATCTGGGTGTGAGGTTTGGGAGTTAATTAAAGACGAGATATTAGTATTTTGAGGGCAGGGATTTGGCAAAGCTTAGGGCTTGGTTGAACCAAGTTTCTAATACTGTGTC belongs to bacterium and includes:
- a CDS encoding outer membrane beta-barrel protein, whose protein sequence is MFKYFVMLVLASAMAMPVLAEVDTVMGPHQGALNFNVSGSYTDVNNYGKTTSFNGGLNYFFTDAIAGELGLMFNRFEDDFGTDESTTYMLGAKYYFMPKPENKFFPFLGARFGGVTGSDMTDETVWMGVLGVDFFVAPNISITPEFDYGQYSNGDSDNFFRFAFGLTYWFK